Genomic segment of Pseudorca crassidens isolate mPseCra1 chromosome 10, mPseCra1.hap1, whole genome shotgun sequence:
TTCGGCTCCCTGCCACCAGCGccgcctcctgccccaccccctcttTCTCTGTTACCTGTGGGCCCTGCTCTGCAGCCCCCCAGCCTGACTGTGCGGCCCCCACCTGCTCCTGCTACTCGGGTGCTGCCTTCACCTGCCAGGCCCTTCGGCCCTAGCTTGGGGCGAGCAGAGGTAAGGTACAGGAACTGAAGTGCTAGGGAACCCCAAGAGTTAGGGGTAAGGATTTAGCATCTCGAGATAAAAGCGTTGAGAGGCAGGATGCTTATGAATTTTTTGTCCTTCAGCTGCACCCAGTAGAACTAAAGCCGTTCCATGATTATCGAAAACTGAACAGCAACCTTGGGGGACCTGGGTCATCACGTACTCCTCCAGCTGGAAGGCAAGAGAAGGGAATGGGGATGCAGACTGCCTATCCATCCCCAAGGACTTACTTTCTTTGGGGACCAGGGGGAGGTCTTAAGGTTGCCTCAAATGCCattcctccttcaggtctttctcTGGCCTCAACTCCCGTCTCAAGGCCCCACCTTCCACCTACAGTGGAGTCTTCCGCACCCAGCGCATCGACCTCTACCAACAGGTGAAGGAGAAACCCCTGTGGTCTCAAGTCTTAATTTAAAAGTCACCACCTGAGTTCCTGTCCTTTCATCCCTGACCTCCCTGTTTGACTTAACTCTTCCACATGTACCTGTCCCCCAGGCCTCCCCACCAGATGCCCTGTGCTGGACGCCGAAGCCTTGGGAGCGGACGGGGGCACCTTCTCGAGAAGGGCCATCCCGAAGGGCAGAGGAGCCTGGGCCCCGAGGGGACAAGGAGCCTGGATTGCCCCCACCCCGCTGAGGGAGTGCcctttgccccccccccccggggctTGTATatagattataaatatataagggGGAAAGGGGCGGGTGGGGAGGGGTTGTGGGGCTGGGGCCtcacttcccctcctcccccctcccctggtcCCCTATCCCTGGGGCCgtttgttaaaaaagaataataaaaggattaaaaaaatatttccaaaatgattTTGGGGATGGGTCAGTTGTTTGCAATCTCCTGTGTCATGGTTCAGTGCCACGTGATCTGTAGAGTGGTTTCAGTCAGGGAACCATTTCCCATTTACCTCAGTGATGTAACAGAACTACCTCAGAACAAACTTTTGTTGTATCTTTAAAGTTCTGTGGGCCAGGAATTAGAGCTGGGCTCCCTTGGGCAAATCTTGTGCCAGTGAGTGAGGTTGGTTGGTAACCAGTCAGTCAGCACCTGAGAGCTCCTTGGCCCTATAGGGCTTTTGCTCACATGTCTGGGGCCATGGTGGGACATCTGGAAGGCAGAACTCCATTGGGTTGTCAACCACTGTCTCTGCATGGCTTCTCTGGCAAGATATCCTGAGTCATAAGGCCTTTTAATGTCCCTCCCTGAGTCAGTGTTCCAAGAGGTCTGGGCAGAAGCTGCAAAGCTTACAACCTGGCCTTAGGTTTCTGCCACGTTCTATTTGCCCAGCACAAACTAGCTAAAAAGGGGAAGGGACAGCAGAGAATTTGCAGCCACATGTCCCTTTGGTCGTGTCTACAAAGAAAGGAAGTGCCTTTATAGCTGTCACATGTGTTCAAGCACAGAGCTTGAACTTGGTTGGGCTCCTTGAACTGGGTAGAACAGTTCTACCATAGTCAAACTTGGTTGAGTTACGCTGGTACCACTGCATGCTAGTCAAGACTACAGGTCTGCAGCTGCTTGGCAATTAAATGGTTTGAGAGCCCTATCCTAGCATGTACTAGGATATAGGTTTCTTTAAACCATGTAGGTTTCTTTCATCTCATTTACAGTTTTCCTTGAAAATGGCTGACCTCAAAACAAGCAGGCTTGTACACTTGTGCTGCACGAACAGTAAAACATCATACTGCACATCTGCTCGTGGTGAAACGTTAAAAGCTGTCTAGTATAGGTGGGTTCCTGGGaattaatttataaaaccaacttcaTAGAAGATTAAGGGGCTTAGACTACTTAACGAAGACAATTTAGAGACCAAAAGAAAGAGCCAGGAAAATCtgactttatttcttaaatactgtgaaggaagaggggagaaatGGTCCCCTGATGATGGAGGGCCATGGAGCAAAGAGCTAGGGATCCTCAGCAAAAGCCCTGTGGGCATTAGGGAAGCGCTGGGGGCTGTAGTTAGGGTCTTCCTGCAGTCGCTTTTGTATATCAGCCCGGagctagagagagagagcaaagcaGGTTGGAGTGGTACTGGCCCAGCCCCTAGGATCCCAGCAAGCACACACAAGTCATCCCTCAGGAGCTAACATTTCCCCACCAGCCATGTACTGTTCAGTAGCCCAATATGGCATCACTGAGCCTTCCCAGATGCCCCTaggggaaaacattttaaaaccaagTAGTAGCCCCAGACTGACCAGTTCATCTCTGAAGGGATCCAGGGAAAAGGGACCCTAGCCCAATCCCTCCCACTAGACCATCCCTATGCTGCTTCAAGGTGGGGGCACCTGCTGCCTGTAGCTCTCCTGAACCTCTGGTGCCTCCAGGTCCCGGCTCAGGCTCTCAGGGCTTGTCAGGGGCCGAGCTCCGGCTGCCTTAGCTGCCCGGCTCACGGCCTCTGAGAGAAGCAGCTGGGGGCCCTCACCCTGCATCGTCTGGGGGATGGGGTTGAAAGGGAAAAGAGGATCAACATCAGATCCAATGTCACCACCCAGCTCACCCTTTCCATGAGTCAACCACTGAGTCTCCATGCTAGCGGAGAGAAGGGAAACAGTCCATGTGTCATTTTGACAGCAGAAATGCCTTCCTAATTGTGTTTGGCTCTGGCCAAAAACACCATTGAATGTGCTGGACTTGGTCTTCAAAACAAGAGGGGCAGGACGGGTCAAGCCACCCAGTATTCACAGCTAGCTAGTCCACAAGAGGAAGCCCACCTTAACGACGATGGGCCCTGGTCACATGGGGATTGGGCAGCTGAGGGATGACAAGGACTGCTGACAAACAGACTAATATAAAAGTGTGGGGCAACAACCGTGAGCAAGTCTGAGCCAGAAAGTTTTCCTCATCAATTAAATCAGGGGACTAAACTAGGAAGAATTCTTTCCAGCTCTAATTAGTTTGACTCTAAGCACAACAGGGGAATTCGGATAAAGAGCGATCCTCAGGGAAGAGGCAAACCAACCTTACGTCTCTTGGCAGGCATACCACTGAGGTAGGCATCGCTCAGTGGGGGCTGCGGTTTCACCTTCCGCTGGCTGTGAATGTCCTGCTGGATAATAGGAACCCATTCCTGGggaggaaaagataaaaaaatagtCATTCCCACAACTTTCAGCTGCCTTACTTAGCCCACTGGACCACCTCCTGACACTCACTGGGGGGACTGCAGCTGCCCAAGGTTCTGTCTCGGCTGAAGCTCCATCCTGCTCATCTCGGGAGCCTCCCTCAGGAGCAGGAGGCGGACCTCGGGACATGGCCTCTTCTGCTGTTGTCCCAGGGGCTGGAGAAGCATTCTCCCGCTGGCAGTCAGACAGTGGGAAGACCCAGGCTTCAGAATTCTCAGCCTCCAGCCCTTCCGGCCCCAGCCCTCCACTCCACATTATCTGGCTCCTCGACCTCTCCCTGGTACCTGAGGCTCAGGGGGAGTTCTCTCTGATCCCTGAATTTCCATTGGCTCCTCAGGAAGCGTCTGTGCAAAAGGACAGAGAAGGAGACCACCACAAAAGGCCCTCTCAGATCTCTGCAGTTCCTTCGAGTCCCCTGACCCCATAGCCCATCAGGTCCCTTACCTGAGGGGGATCACCAACCCTGCGAACATATCTGAGAATGGCATCAGGGCCTACAGGCATGTGCTCCAGCACCACCTGAAGCCTCAGTCCCATCATAGTGGTGAGCCAGCTCACCAAGGACGGATTCACTCCACGAGACATGCGACGCTGGGGGGCAGAAAGCAGACTTGGAACACAAAACCCTCAAACAGCTTTCGAAAGGTACCAAACAGTAAAGGATGGCagttttgagaaaaagaaaaaagaaaagaaaactgcaggataccaaagaaaacagaaacctgaGGAAACAAAAGGCTGGGAATCTGGGGCTGGGTGATGCTTACAATTCGGCCATTGATGACAGCAGCAAGCTCCATCTGCTGCCCCCCCAAGCAGTGCAGGTTCAGGGCCAGGCATTCAAACAGGCCCTGGTTACACAGCTCTAGCAAACGGGCCCCAAATCCACTGTCTGTGGGTGAGAAATAAGGACGGAATGCTGGCACCCAGCAGCCCTGCACATCCAACACGCCCCATTTACCTGGGCCCAGCGAGCCCCTGACCTGTGCAGTGCATCACGTGAGCAGCAATGCTATTAAACTGCTCTTGGAGAAATTCCAGGTTTGTCCGGATGATGTCCACACCTGGCTGAACTTGCACCAAAGACTGAGAGACAAAACACACACAAGACCCCCAAATCAGAAGCCCTGAGAGACTGGGAGCCGTGGGCTATCCTGACCAGAGCCAGgagaggaggggatggggaagggttaCTCACAAAACTCTCCCGCACGTATTCTTCTAGCCCCGTGATCAATGTGTGGGTTGCCGTCTGGAGGGCGGTGTGGGGGGAAGAGAACAGCACAAGTTTAGAACCAAGTCCCACACCCCTCAAGacacttccccctcctccccaaccaAGCCCAGGGCTTGAGCTGGGGCAGACACAGCTTTAGGCAACGAACAAAGTTAGGAATAAGGAACTGAAGGTGAGAAGAGTTCTGGGCCCAAGGTCTTCATTTACCCGGATGTTACCAGGTGTGGGTTCCTGGCCACCCAGATAGTGCTGGTGGAAGAAAGATCGCAGCTGGGGCTGGAGCCGCTGCAGTGGCTGGAAATGCCCGTGGAGAAGCATCACCACATCCACCATGGAGAAGTTCTGGCACAGAAGAGAGAGCAGTGCCCCAAAAAATCCTAGGGACAGAGGCAGAAGGAAGCAGTGGCCTTTACCACCTGGCCTGCCCACCAGCCCATCAGCCTCACTCCACCGTGACAATACCCCTAACAAAGGCCATCTACCGTCCCCTGGTTGCCCCTCCCTAGAGAAGGCCAAGGCACCCCCATTTGCTCACCGAGAGCCCCATCAGCCCCAGGCTCAAAGATGTTGCTGGATCCACTGAGGCGTTGTATGAAAGCAGCGATACTTTCACTGCTGCCAGCCCGAGCCCCCAGGGAGCCCAGCAGGGAACTCAGCACACCCTGCACCACCGAGGTGAAAAACTCGAGCGGCAGGCTCTCAGGACCCAGGCCTCCAGGACTCCCTGCGCCACCAGAGGGGGACCCTGGTGGAGGCGCCGTCTGCTGTTCTGGGGccggaggtgggggtgggggcggaggtGGCGGAGGTGGCGGAGCAGCTGTTTGTGTCGCCTGCCccacagagaaggaaggaagaacagaagACAAAGTGAGAATGGGGACAAGGGCATAAAAGGGCATCAGGAAGGCACAAATCAACAGGGGTCTGGAAGACGTGGAGCTCTATTCCAGTCTTTGCACCTTAAAGCAGAATACACACTGTAGCTTCTCCAGAGTCGAGTCAGGTTGAGcagctgcctctctccctctgatGAGGTTAGGTCAGAAGGCAGTGACCCAAATTACTATGCTTCTCTCTCCAAGCCCTGTTTTCCTCATCTCCAAAATGGAGGGTTCAGAATCAATAAATTCCCAAGTTTCCTTCCAAGTGGCAATATAATGGCAACAAGACTCCAGTGCCTGGCTGGGCCCAGGAATAGGAAGGGTGAAGTGAGGAGCAAGCCAGCCACTCACCTGCAAGAAGTCAGTCATGCCCTGGAGAAAGGCAGGGACACCAGGCATCGCCACAGTAATGGTGGGGGAAGCCATGCCaggccctccagcccctggccctgCAGGCCCCAGCAGGTTCCCCAGGAGCTGAGAGAACTGAAGATCAGAGGCGGAGGGTTGAGGAGGTGGAGGCTGGGCAGGCCCCCCGGGGGCAGGGCCAGCTGTGGTAGCTGTGTTGGTGGTGCCGGCACTGGCTGACGCAGtggcaggggctggaggtggagccATTCCTGGGGTCCCCTGAGCTATAGGAGCCAAAAGAGGAAAGTTGAAATCTCAAGAAAATCAAGACCCCACAGCATCTCCACTCTGGTCTTCCCAGTAGGAAAGCAAGAACAAAGGAATATGGAGAGAACTGGGAAGTGCCAGTGAGGAGACCGGGAAGGGAGCATCAGCCTTCAGAGCCAGGGAAACCTCTTCAGTTTGAAGTGGGGAAGAACAAGTACTCACCCACAAGAACAGGCTGCATAAGAAGCTGCCCCACGAGGCCACTCACCATCTGGGCTAAAGAGGCGTTGGTACCCAGACCAGCGCCCggctgaggggagaggagaaaggcaGGCTTTCAGTCTTGGCCTCTCCATGCCCCACCATAGAATTTTCTCCCCACACTCATCCCCAGTGGAACTCCCCCACCCCTACTCACCAGAGCCCCCGAGACTGGGGGCCCCCCAGGATGGGAAGGCCGAGCCTGTGGAGGGGTGGGCCGGGCAATCACCACCCGGGTGGGAGCTGTCGGGAAGCCTGGCACCTGCTGtcctgtgggtggcagaggggagagACCGAAGAGGGCTGAGGGCCGGGCCCCGGCCTGCCAGTGGATGATGCCCACCACCGTGGTCCAGGCCCCACCTCCCAGGCTTCCCCTTTCAGGTCATTACCTGCGGCCGCGGAGGCAACAGCTGCCACCATGGCCTGATGTGTGATCTGGTGGGCGACGGCGTGCATGAActcagggggcagggagggcagctGGATGTGGGTGGAGCCTGGGGGGTGGGTCTGATGTAACCTTGAACCTGGACCCCCTTCAACCCACCCACTTGGCCCTACCCCTTCTCTACCCAGAGCTCAGCCTGCTCTGATGCCCTCACTCTTACCCAGGGTCTGGCCATGACCAGGGGGTCCTAGGGGGCCAGTGGGAGCACTCGGAACTCCACCGGGCTGTGTGCCAGAATCTGggcaaggagacagagagagtggCCCTGAGACAGGCGGGGCCAAGGCCTGACTGTATCCTCCTGAGATCGGCGCGCTTCAGGCTTCCACTCCCCCGACCACAAAGCCTGCCTTTCACTCCATCTAGCCAAGGAGAAGACACTCCCTTTACCATGCAAACAGCTCTCTGAGGACAAGTAGTTCTTCCtgtccctccccccccacaccaACCAGAAGAGCTTCTGCTCGATCCCCCTG
This window contains:
- the BAG6 gene encoding large proline-rich protein BAG6 isoform X11 encodes the protein MEPNDSTSTTMEEPDSLEVLVKTLDSQTRTFIVGAQMNVKEFKEHIAASVSIPSEKQRLIYQGRVLQDDKKLQEYNVGGKVIHLVERAPPQTQLPSGASSGTGSASATHGGGPPPGTRGPGASVHDRNANSYVMVGTFNLPSDGSAVDVHINMEQAPIQSEPRVRLVMAQHMIRDIQTLLSRMECRGGPQAQQSQAPPQTPAVASEPVALSSPTSEPVESEVPPREPMEAEEVEERAPAQSPELSPSGPAPAGPAPAPDTNAPNHPSPAEYVEVLQELQRLESRLQPFLQRYYEVLGAAATTDYNNNQEGREEDQRLINLVGESLRLLGNTFVALSDLRCNLACAPPRHLHVVRPMSHYTTPMVLQQAAIPIQINVGTTVTMTGNGTRPPPTPNAEAPPPGPGQASSLAPSSTTVESLAEGAPPLGPAPPPTASHPRVIRISHQSVEPVVMMHMNIQGQQVPGFPTAPTRVVIARPTPPQARPSHPGGPPVSGALPGAGLGTNASLAQMVSGLVGQLLMQPVLVAQGTPGMAPPPAPATASASAGTTNTATTAGPAPGGPAQPPPPQPSASDLQFSQLLGNLLGPAGPGAGGPGMASPTITVAMPGVPAFLQGMTDFLQATQTAAPPPPPPPPPPPPPAPEQQTAPPPGSPSGGAGSPGGLGPESLPLEFFTSVVQGVLSSLLGSLGARAGSSESIAAFIQRLSGSSNIFEPGADGALGFFGALLSLLCQNFSMVDVVMLLHGHFQPLQRLQPQLRSFFHQHYLGGQEPTPGNIRTATHTLITGLEEYVRESFSLVQVQPGVDIIRTNLEFLQEQFNSIAAHVMHCTDSGFGARLLELCNQGLFECLALNLHCLGGQQMELAAVINGRIRRMSRGVNPSLVSWLTTMMGLRLQVVLEHMPVGPDAILRYVRRVGDPPQTLPEEPMEIQGSERTPPEPQRENASPAPGTTAEEAMSRGPPPAPEGGSRDEQDGASAETEPWAAAVPPEWVPIIQQDIHSQRKVKPQPPLSDAYLSGMPAKRRKTMQGEGPQLLLSEAVSRAAKAAGARPLTSPESLSRDLEAPEVQESYRQQLRADIQKRLQEDPNYSPQRFPNAHRAFAEDP